A single window of Sulfitobacter sp. JL08 DNA harbors:
- a CDS encoding carbon-nitrogen hydrolase family protein, which translates to MTPFAIAGVQMYVNALQPNVDGMIQRLDILMARFPWTQMVLFSELAPFGPLDRFAQTPENETLDRFCEAARRHRVWLIPGSMFLKAADGQIYNTAVVINPEGEIIRRYSKMFPFRPYEAGIAAGTEFCVFDVPDVGRFGLSICYDIWFPETTRQLTSMGAEVLLHPVLTGTTDRDAELAIARATAAQFQCYVIDVNGLGAGGVGKSCVIDPSSTVLHQSAGQEDMFPIEVDLSMVRRQRETGMKGLGQVLKSFRDRSSDFPVYDRTSGTDAFLHTLGPLEIPRQGSRAGLHVDVPTSEPGAGIQSQPSVHDIGATPILGKTSSG; encoded by the coding sequence ATGACCCCTTTCGCAATTGCGGGCGTTCAGATGTATGTGAACGCGTTGCAGCCCAATGTCGACGGTATGATCCAGCGCCTGGATATCCTGATGGCGCGATTCCCCTGGACGCAGATGGTGCTGTTCAGCGAACTGGCGCCCTTCGGTCCACTGGATCGCTTTGCCCAGACCCCGGAAAACGAAACGCTTGACCGGTTTTGCGAAGCGGCACGGCGCCACCGCGTCTGGCTGATACCGGGGTCGATGTTTCTGAAGGCTGCGGATGGCCAGATTTACAACACCGCCGTCGTGATCAATCCCGAAGGCGAGATTATTCGCCGGTATTCGAAAATGTTCCCGTTCCGCCCGTACGAGGCCGGGATCGCCGCGGGCACTGAATTCTGCGTGTTCGATGTGCCTGATGTGGGGCGGTTCGGTCTGTCGATCTGCTATGATATCTGGTTCCCCGAAACGACACGCCAGCTGACCAGCATGGGCGCCGAGGTGTTGTTGCACCCCGTTCTGACGGGCACCACCGACCGTGATGCGGAACTGGCCATTGCGCGAGCGACTGCGGCACAGTTCCAGTGTTATGTGATTGACGTGAACGGTCTGGGTGCGGGCGGCGTCGGCAAATCCTGCGTGATTGATCCGTCGTCGACCGTTCTGCACCAGTCAGCGGGGCAGGAAGACATGTTCCCGATCGAAGTCGATCTGAGCATGGTGCGCCGCCAGCGCGAAACCGGCATGAAAGGGTTGGGTCAGGTTCTGAAAAGTTTCCGCGACCGGTCCAGCGACTTTCCTGTCTATGACCGCACCAGCGGCACCGATGCGTTCCTCCATACTTTGGGGCCGCTTGAAATTCCGCGACAGGGATCGCGTGCGGGGCTGCATGTCGATGTGCCGACATCAGAACCGGGGGCAGGCATCCAGTCGCAACCATCAGTCCACGATATCGGCGCAACGCCGATCTTGGGAAAAACATCCAGCGGCTAG
- a CDS encoding sugar transferase: MSWRERLFDLTILALLAPFLIIAVPLISFLLLVTQGRPVFYLSRRMKSQDQHFSLIKFRTMRACTSDAGVTGGDKFARITPLGRLLRQTRLDELPQALNVLRGDIRLVGPRPPLPCYVRNNPDLYAKVLSAKPGITGLASLLYKDAEARHLARCTTAEQTHAVYNARCVPRKAAIDLIYQRNRSLLFDLYLILATGAVLFGVKFHGRPYFRRGGPPL; this comes from the coding sequence ATGTCGTGGCGTGAGCGGCTGTTCGATCTGACGATACTGGCGCTGCTCGCACCGTTTCTGATCATCGCCGTGCCTCTCATCAGTTTTCTGTTGCTTGTGACGCAGGGGCGGCCGGTGTTTTACCTGTCACGGCGGATGAAATCGCAGGATCAGCATTTTTCCCTGATCAAGTTCCGGACCATGCGCGCCTGCACTTCGGATGCCGGTGTCACCGGTGGTGACAAATTTGCGCGCATAACGCCGCTTGGGCGGCTGCTTCGTCAGACGCGGCTTGATGAATTACCACAAGCCTTGAATGTGTTGCGGGGCGATATCCGTCTGGTCGGGCCGCGCCCGCCGCTGCCCTGTTACGTGCGCAACAACCCCGATCTTTACGCCAAGGTTCTTAGTGCGAAACCCGGCATAACCGGTCTGGCCAGCCTGCTTTACAAGGATGCCGAGGCGCGCCATCTGGCCCGCTGCACGACCGCAGAACAAACTCACGCCGTTTACAATGCGCGGTGCGTGCCGCGAAAGGCAGCGATTGACCTGATTTATCAGCGCAACCGTTCTTTGTTGTTCGATCTGTACCTGATCCTGGCCACAGGTGCGGTGCTGTTTGGGGTCAAATTCCACGGGCGGCCTTATTTCCGGCGCGGTGGTCCGCCCTTGTAA
- the gabT gene encoding 4-aminobutyrate--2-oxoglutarate transaminase — MARAAKKQTAKSAVKNKPKIVAVSDLTPSAQTNASLVARRDAAVPRGVASAAPIYAKYAENAELWDVEGNRYIDFAGGIGVLNTGHRHPNVVAAAKAQEDHYTHTSFQVVPYEPYVALAEKLNELAPGSHPKKTLLVTTGAEAVENAVKIARAATGRPGIIAFTGSYHGRTLLTLGMTGKVSPYKKDVGPFPADVFRAPFPSVRDGITVEDALIGLKNLFLTDAQPSRVAAIILEPVLGEGGYIPVPFEMMQALREICDEHGILLIADEVQAGFGRTGTWFAIEHSGVVPDLITVAKSMAGGYPLAGVIGRADIMDALEPGGLGGTYGGNPVACAAALAAIQAIDEEGLLERSTKMGEHFRARFAEIGARSAPYRMWDIRGLGAMVAVEFVTDFESAKPDAALAKSICAHALKRGLILLGCGMHGNALRIMVPLTASDELIEEGLAIFEDALSAAVAEQMAA; from the coding sequence ATGGCCCGTGCTGCTAAAAAACAAACTGCAAAATCCGCCGTAAAGAACAAACCGAAAATCGTAGCTGTTTCCGATCTGACGCCGTCGGCGCAAACCAATGCATCCCTTGTCGCGCGTCGTGATGCGGCGGTGCCGCGCGGTGTTGCATCAGCGGCGCCGATCTATGCGAAATACGCCGAGAATGCGGAATTGTGGGACGTTGAAGGCAACCGCTACATTGATTTCGCGGGTGGCATCGGCGTTTTGAATACAGGCCATCGCCACCCCAATGTGGTGGCCGCTGCCAAGGCGCAGGAAGATCACTATACCCACACAAGTTTTCAGGTTGTGCCTTATGAGCCCTATGTGGCGCTGGCAGAAAAGCTGAACGAACTGGCCCCGGGCAGCCATCCGAAGAAAACGCTTTTGGTGACAACCGGTGCAGAAGCCGTTGAAAACGCAGTTAAAATCGCGCGCGCTGCCACTGGCCGCCCCGGTATCATCGCGTTCACTGGTTCTTATCATGGTCGTACGTTGCTGACCCTTGGGATGACGGGCAAGGTTTCGCCCTACAAGAAAGACGTTGGCCCGTTCCCCGCCGATGTGTTCCGCGCACCGTTCCCGTCCGTGCGGGATGGTATCACGGTCGAGGATGCGCTGATCGGGCTGAAAAACCTGTTCCTGACAGACGCCCAGCCCAGCCGCGTGGCCGCGATCATTCTGGAACCTGTTCTGGGCGAAGGCGGTTACATTCCCGTTCCGTTCGAAATGATGCAGGCATTGCGTGAAATCTGTGACGAGCACGGCATCCTGTTGATCGCGGACGAGGTTCAGGCCGGATTTGGCCGGACAGGCACATGGTTTGCCATCGAACATTCCGGTGTGGTGCCTGACCTGATCACAGTCGCCAAAAGCATGGCAGGGGGCTATCCTCTGGCCGGTGTGATCGGGCGCGCCGACATCATGGATGCGCTGGAACCGGGCGGTCTGGGGGGCACATATGGTGGCAACCCTGTCGCGTGTGCCGCCGCACTGGCTGCCATTCAGGCAATCGACGAAGAAGGTTTGCTGGAACGCTCGACCAAGATGGGTGAACATTTTCGCGCCCGTTTCGCCGAGATTGGCGCACGGTCCGCACCCTACCGCATGTGGGATATTCGCGGGCTGGGCGCGATGGTTGCTGTTGAATTCGTTACCGATTTCGAAAGTGCCAAACCTGATGCAGCCCTTGCCAAATCGATCTGCGCCCATGCGCTGAAACGCGGCTTGATCCTGCTGGGATGTGGCATGCACGGCAACGCGCTGCGTATCATGGTGCCGCTGACGGCGTCTGATGAACTGATCGAGGAAGGCCTTGCAATCTTCGAAGACGCCCTGAGCGCAGCTGTTGCGGAACAAATGGCCGCCTGA
- a CDS encoding aminotransferase class I/II-fold pyridoxal phosphate-dependent enzyme, with translation MHSVNDYHSAIQLRSDRWSALREATSSLARKPSERQANKCKAAIEELFVSLAVIEPYWAFPGMAAFDHMRRQFEHGSFDDLSFAVNRVTRALTTGAYRRRHIPLERDSIDSEEHDDEAMLSPEARAMSKPYFEVLIVDQVNEHQERWLKSNVNRMRRSEDPFIYEAVVVPSLEDALIAVLFNYNIQAIVVRPGLVLQSKVDQPILTKYLNNAGGQEQIEAMAPEDIGPELCRLIARVRPELDAYLVTERSVEDIAGLDLGICRRVFYNQEDFMELHLNILRGVQARNKTPFFNALVEYSRQPTGVFHALPISRGKSITRSHWIQDMGAFYGPNIFMAETSATSGGLDSLLEPHGPIKEAQELAARAFGSKQTFFATNGTSTCNKIVVQALVRPGDIVLVDRDCHKSHHYGMVLAGAQVCYLDSYPLDEFSMYGAVPLHEIKHQLLKLKAAGKLDKVRMLLLTNCTFDGIVYNVERVMEECLAIKPDLIFLWDEAWFAFARFSPTYRQRTAMNAANTLRAKLRSNDYAEAYEKQQKKLKDADEETLLKTRLIPPPYARVRVYATQSTHKTLTSLRQGSMIHVNDQDFKGEVEQSFHEAYMTHTSTSPNYQIIASLDVGRRQVELEGFEFVQRQVEAAMSMRRAISDHPLLQKYFKVLTAGDMIPEAHRESGVTSYYDTEQGWTDLWDCWEKDEFVLDATRVTLSVGGTGWDGDTFKTDILMDKYGIQINKTSRNTVLFMTNIGTTRSSVAYLIEVLVEIAKGLDDLLDDASRMEKLSFERRVRNLMEDLPPLPDFSRFHDAFRADGVTTEGDIRTAYYLSYDEKNCDYLELQGSLQDALDAGEEVVSASFIIPYPPGFPILVPGQVVSKEILAFMRALDVNEIHGYRADLGLRVFTPDALARKSNKKLSTAAE, from the coding sequence ATGCATTCTGTGAACGACTATCATTCGGCGATCCAGTTGCGTTCGGATCGGTGGAGCGCCCTGCGCGAAGCCACATCCAGCCTTGCGCGCAAGCCTTCTGAAAGACAGGCCAACAAGTGCAAGGCCGCGATTGAAGAATTGTTCGTCTCTCTGGCGGTGATAGAACCCTACTGGGCCTTTCCGGGGATGGCAGCGTTTGACCATATGCGCCGTCAGTTTGAGCATGGCAGCTTTGATGATCTGTCTTTTGCGGTCAATCGTGTCACACGCGCCCTGACGACAGGGGCTTACAGACGCCGGCATATCCCGCTGGAACGGGATTCGATCGACAGCGAAGAGCACGACGACGAGGCGATGCTGTCCCCCGAAGCGCGCGCGATGAGCAAGCCCTATTTCGAGGTCCTGATTGTCGATCAGGTCAACGAACATCAGGAACGCTGGCTGAAAAGCAACGTGAACCGCATGCGCCGCTCCGAAGATCCGTTTATCTACGAGGCCGTAGTGGTGCCGTCGCTCGAAGACGCGTTGATCGCGGTTCTGTTCAACTACAATATTCAGGCCATTGTGGTGCGCCCCGGATTGGTCCTGCAATCCAAGGTCGACCAGCCGATTTTGACAAAATACCTGAACAATGCGGGCGGTCAGGAACAGATCGAGGCGATGGCACCGGAAGATATCGGGCCGGAACTGTGCCGGCTTATTGCGCGGGTGCGCCCCGAACTTGATGCCTATCTGGTCACTGAACGGTCTGTCGAAGATATCGCGGGACTTGATCTGGGGATATGCCGCCGCGTTTTCTATAATCAGGAAGATTTCATGGAGCTGCATCTGAACATCCTACGCGGTGTTCAGGCGCGAAATAAAACGCCGTTTTTCAACGCTTTGGTCGAATATTCGCGCCAGCCGACAGGTGTGTTTCACGCATTGCCGATCAGCCGCGGCAAATCGATCACCCGCTCGCACTGGATACAGGATATGGGCGCATTTTACGGGCCCAATATCTTCATGGCCGAAACATCGGCCACATCGGGCGGGCTTGATTCATTGCTGGAACCGCATGGTCCGATCAAGGAAGCGCAGGAACTGGCGGCGCGCGCGTTCGGTTCAAAGCAGACATTTTTTGCCACCAACGGCACATCAACCTGCAATAAGATCGTCGTGCAGGCCCTGGTTCGCCCCGGTGATATCGTTCTGGTGGACCGTGACTGCCACAAATCCCACCATTACGGCATGGTGCTGGCAGGGGCGCAGGTCTGCTATCTGGACAGCTATCCGCTGGACGAATTTTCCATGTATGGCGCGGTGCCCCTGCACGAAATCAAGCATCAGTTGCTGAAACTGAAAGCGGCCGGAAAGCTTGATAAGGTCCGTATGCTGCTTCTGACGAACTGCACCTTTGACGGCATCGTCTACAATGTTGAACGCGTCATGGAAGAATGTCTGGCCATCAAGCCCGATTTGATTTTTCTGTGGGACGAAGCGTGGTTTGCTTTTGCGCGCTTTAGCCCGACCTACCGCCAGCGCACCGCGATGAACGCAGCCAATACGTTGCGCGCAAAGCTGCGCAGCAACGACTATGCAGAAGCCTATGAAAAACAGCAGAAAAAGCTGAAGGACGCGGATGAAGAAACACTTCTGAAGACGCGCCTGATCCCGCCGCCCTATGCGCGAGTGCGGGTATATGCAACGCAATCCACCCACAAAACGCTGACGTCTTTGCGGCAAGGGTCGATGATCCACGTCAATGATCAGGATTTCAAAGGCGAGGTCGAACAATCCTTTCACGAAGCATACATGACGCACACATCGACGTCGCCGAATTACCAGATCATAGCATCACTGGATGTGGGGCGCAGGCAGGTTGAACTGGAAGGCTTTGAATTTGTTCAGCGGCAGGTCGAGGCGGCCATGTCCATGCGCCGTGCGATCTCGGATCATCCTTTGCTGCAGAAATATTTCAAGGTTCTGACCGCAGGCGACATGATCCCCGAAGCCCACCGCGAAAGCGGCGTGACCAGCTATTATGATACCGAACAAGGCTGGACCGACCTTTGGGATTGTTGGGAAAAAGACGAATTCGTGCTGGATGCCACCCGCGTTACCCTGTCTGTCGGAGGAACGGGTTGGGATGGTGACACGTTCAAGACCGATATTCTGATGGATAAATACGGTATCCAGATCAACAAGACCTCGCGCAATACGGTTCTGTTCATGACGAATATCGGCACGACGCGGTCCTCTGTCGCCTATCTGATCGAGGTTCTGGTCGAAATTGCCAAAGGTCTGGATGATTTGCTGGACGATGCCAGCCGGATGGAAAAACTGTCGTTTGAACGGCGCGTCCGGAACCTGATGGAAGACCTGCCCCCCTTACCCGATTTCAGCCGCTTCCACGATGCATTCCGCGCCGATGGCGTCACAACCGAAGGCGATATTCGCACCGCTTATTACCTCAGCTATGACGAGAAGAACTGTGATTATCTGGAACTGCAAGGCAGTTTGCAGGACGCGCTGGATGCCGGAGAGGAAGTGGTCTCGGCCAGCTTCATCATTCCGTATCCGCCGGGTTTTCCCATTCTTGTTCCGGGGCAGGTCGTCTCGAAAGAAATCCTCGCCTTTATGCGGGCGCTGGATGTGAATGAAATCCACGGCTACCGCGCCGATCTGGGGTTGCGCGTTTTCACACCCGATGCGCTGGCCCGGAAATCGAACAAAAAACTTTCCACCGCAGCCGAATAG
- a CDS encoding C45 family autoproteolytic acyltransferase/hydolase translates to MLWRAISEDQPGPKWAGLFAEYWPDYKRWWLKEGEGVRPTYAQSRAALATHMPEIVPLYENLCELAGGSDHAARFLSFYRPPPYLAGCSQAIWPGKEPVLVRNYDYNPNAFDSLLLKTRWQGRRVIGTSDGLWGLVDGMNDAGLAVSLTFGGRRVVGDGFGVPLILRYVLQTCETAQDAGAALARIPTHMSYNVTVLDAKRNYLTAMMGPDRPAMITHAAVATNHQETVEWISHARFTSTVERERYLLQRLTLHRDPQDKFIDAFLKPPLYSTAFSAGFGTLYTAVYRPRKLEMEIRWPGTIWPMSMDDFQEGGRRVQIPGAASIELFALSGGVLRV, encoded by the coding sequence ATGCTGTGGCGTGCCATATCAGAAGATCAACCCGGCCCGAAATGGGCCGGGCTTTTTGCTGAATACTGGCCCGACTACAAGCGTTGGTGGTTGAAAGAAGGCGAAGGCGTGCGACCAACCTACGCCCAAAGCCGGGCCGCTCTGGCAACGCACATGCCGGAAATCGTGCCATTATATGAAAACCTCTGTGAACTGGCGGGCGGCAGTGACCACGCTGCACGGTTCCTTAGTTTTTATCGCCCGCCGCCCTATCTTGCAGGATGCTCGCAGGCGATCTGGCCGGGGAAAGAACCAGTTCTTGTCCGCAACTACGATTACAATCCGAATGCCTTTGACAGCCTGTTGCTTAAAACGCGATGGCAGGGACGGCGGGTGATCGGCACCAGCGACGGCTTGTGGGGTTTGGTGGATGGCATGAACGACGCGGGCCTTGCCGTTTCGCTAACGTTTGGCGGGCGGCGGGTTGTCGGTGACGGGTTTGGCGTACCGCTGATCCTGCGTTACGTGCTGCAAACCTGCGAAACCGCGCAGGATGCGGGTGCGGCACTGGCGCGGATACCAACCCACATGAGCTATAATGTGACGGTTCTTGATGCAAAGCGGAACTATCTGACGGCCATGATGGGGCCGGACAGACCCGCCATGATCACCCATGCCGCGGTCGCCACCAACCACCAGGAAACAGTGGAATGGATCAGCCACGCGCGTTTCACCTCGACTGTGGAACGCGAAAGATACTTGTTGCAACGGCTGACCTTGCACCGCGATCCGCAGGATAAATTCATCGACGCCTTTTTAAAGCCGCCCTTGTATTCCACCGCGTTTTCGGCCGGATTTGGCACGCTTTACACTGCCGTCTATCGTCCACGTAAGCTTGAAATGGAAATCCGCTGGCCCGGCACGATCTGGCCCATGTCGATGGATGATTTTCAGGAAGGCGGTCGCCGGGTGCAGATACCGGGCGCGGCATCGATCGAATTGTTTGCACTTTCCGGTGGCGTCTTGAGAGTTTGA
- a CDS encoding cupin domain-containing protein, which produces MDIGQKIKMIRKARGLSQRELASRAGLTNGTISLIEKNKSSPSVASLKRLLDAVPISLSEFFSDFEVEDRAKIFFRADEFTEIAPQGHANGSAVLSLRQVGDASQHTLQFLHENYPPGGDTGPELLSHPGEEAGIVISGEIEITVADQVCVLKAGDGYLFDSRLPHRFRNIGKTHCEIMSASTPPTF; this is translated from the coding sequence TTGGATATTGGACAGAAAATCAAGATGATCCGAAAGGCACGCGGTCTGTCGCAACGGGAACTGGCATCGCGCGCTGGCCTGACCAACGGAACGATTTCCCTGATCGAAAAGAACAAGTCCAGTCCTTCGGTCGCGTCTCTCAAGCGGCTATTGGATGCCGTGCCGATCAGCCTGTCCGAATTCTTTTCCGACTTCGAGGTCGAAGACCGGGCCAAGATTTTCTTTCGCGCGGATGAATTCACCGAGATTGCCCCCCAGGGCCATGCCAACGGGTCGGCCGTCCTGTCTTTGCGACAGGTCGGCGATGCATCCCAGCATACGCTGCAGTTTCTGCATGAAAACTACCCACCGGGCGGTGATACCGGACCCGAGCTTTTGTCACATCCCGGCGAAGAGGCCGGTATCGTCATTTCCGGCGAAATCGAGATTACGGTAGCGGATCAGGTTTGCGTGCTAAAAGCCGGGGATGGTTACCTTTTCGATAGCCGCCTGCCCCACCGGTTTCGCAACATCGGCAAAACCCATTGCGAGATCATGAGCGCAAGTACGCCACCAACTTTCTAG
- a CDS encoding biotin carboxylase — MPATVLKNISEIRRFFHRNEDPIYFISATNFNLLGLDEWVRHFKYICYIDCYGGKHPNVFCPSEQPHAEFQSIEDINNYLLQHKEVIDFIKRRGGKPKFVFLMFDEETERLSKELGADVWFPKAKLRTSMDNKIETVRIGNKAGVPSVPNVLAEVKSYADLKKTCEKAGIGHDLVLQSAFGDSGHTTFFIKSEADFLRHEHEIVGEGEIKIMKRIDCRGSAIEACATKEGTIVGPLMTELVGFNELTPYRGGWCGNEILPTAFPPKVRQKARELTFKFGEQLRKEGYRGYFELDFLIDKKTGDLWLGELNPRITGASSMTNHAAFAHADAPLFLFHLLEFSKKKFQLDVDELNSRWANADMIDSWSQMVIKHTDDSVDICTQSPETGIYKMLEDGRVVFDRFDYHRRAVESENEAFFLRILQPGDYRYEGADIGILVTRGRSMTKGFQLNERAKKWIHGIKQTVAGRPLPVAEAGPALADPAFKIM, encoded by the coding sequence ATGCCCGCGACCGTGCTTAAAAACATCTCGGAAATCCGCCGGTTCTTTCACCGCAACGAAGATCCGATCTATTTCATTTCGGCCACGAACTTCAACCTGCTGGGGCTGGATGAATGGGTGCGCCATTTCAAATACATCTGCTACATCGACTGCTACGGCGGCAAGCATCCCAACGTGTTTTGCCCGTCCGAACAGCCACATGCCGAATTCCAGTCGATCGAAGACATCAACAATTACCTTTTGCAGCACAAAGAGGTGATCGATTTCATCAAGCGCCGCGGCGGCAAGCCAAAGTTCGTGTTTCTGATGTTTGATGAGGAAACGGAACGCCTGTCCAAGGAACTGGGCGCGGACGTCTGGTTTCCCAAGGCCAAGCTGCGCACCTCGATGGACAACAAGATCGAAACTGTCCGCATCGGCAACAAGGCGGGTGTGCCATCCGTGCCCAATGTTCTGGCCGAAGTGAAAAGCTATGCGGATCTGAAAAAGACCTGTGAAAAGGCCGGAATCGGGCATGACCTGGTGCTGCAATCTGCCTTCGGGGATAGCGGCCACACGACGTTTTTCATCAAGTCCGAAGCCGATTTCTTGCGCCACGAGCACGAGATCGTCGGCGAGGGCGAGATCAAGATCATGAAGCGTATTGATTGCCGCGGTTCCGCGATTGAGGCCTGCGCCACCAAGGAAGGCACCATTGTCGGCCCGCTGATGACCGAACTTGTCGGGTTCAATGAACTGACCCCTTACCGTGGCGGATGGTGCGGCAATGAAATCCTGCCCACCGCCTTTCCCCCCAAGGTCCGCCAGAAAGCGCGCGAACTGACATTCAAATTCGGCGAACAACTGCGCAAGGAAGGCTATCGTGGCTATTTCGAACTGGATTTCCTGATCGACAAAAAAACCGGTGACTTGTGGCTGGGTGAACTGAACCCGCGTATCACCGGCGCGTCATCAATGACAAACCACGCTGCTTTTGCCCATGCGGACGCCCCGTTGTTCCTGTTCCACCTGCTTGAATTCTCGAAAAAGAAATTCCAGCTGGATGTGGATGAACTGAACTCGCGCTGGGCCAATGCCGACATGATTGACAGCTGGAGCCAGATGGTGATCAAGCACACGGATGACAGCGTGGATATCTGCACGCAATCCCCCGAAACCGGTATCTACAAGATGCTGGAAGACGGGCGTGTCGTGTTTGACCGTTTCGATTACCACCGCCGCGCCGTCGAATCCGAAAACGAAGCGTTTTTCCTGCGTATCCTGCAACCGGGTGATTACCGCTATGAAGGGGCCGATATCGGCATTCTGGTCACCCGTGGCCGGTCGATGACCAAAGGTTTCCAATTGAATGAACGCGCCAAGAAGTGGATACACGGGATCAAACAAACCGTTGCGGGTCGGCCGCTGCCGGTGGCCGAAGCGGGGCCGGCATTGGCAGATCCTGCGTTCAAGATCATGTAG
- a CDS encoding Hint domain-containing protein: MSNQNNDAAILSAVTQSVLSDVKLRAPTPKPRIAKTWSLPGFFGKCRIMTSFGKLPIEALRKRDPVKTLSGEYLEVTWVDKIQLDEDFLLHHPQAQPVFIPRNGLGSLQPETNMLVSPAQRLKEPGRVGREALKPASELVGRTSATRLPHSGFTYYVFHCEKPAVINVEGIWFHVAP; this comes from the coding sequence ATGAGTAACCAGAACAATGATGCCGCCATTTTGTCGGCCGTAACGCAAAGTGTCCTGTCAGATGTAAAACTGCGGGCACCGACGCCGAAACCCCGTATCGCCAAAACCTGGAGCTTGCCCGGCTTTTTCGGCAAGTGCCGTATCATGACGTCTTTTGGCAAGCTGCCGATCGAAGCGTTGCGCAAGCGTGATCCCGTCAAAACCCTTTCGGGAGAATACCTTGAAGTGACGTGGGTCGACAAAATCCAGTTGGACGAAGATTTCCTGTTACATCATCCGCAGGCGCAACCTGTGTTCATCCCGCGCAATGGTCTGGGATCATTGCAGCCGGAAACGAACATGCTGGTTTCACCGGCGCAACGGCTGAAAGAACCGGGGCGTGTGGGCCGTGAAGCGTTGAAACCTGCGTCAGAACTCGTGGGGCGCACATCGGCGACGCGCCTGCCGCATTCCGGTTTCACCTATTATGTATTCCACTGTGAAAAACCGGCGGTGATCAACGTGGAAGGGATATGGTTTCACGTTGCGCCGTAG